TAATCTTACAGAACTAATCACTTACTTGCAGGTAGAAATATTAGCACCTAATATCGATTTTGAGGTGAAAACCAATTCACTAGTAGATCCTGGAAATCCCTATGACAGTCTCAATGAAGATGAACTAGCAATACTACTTAATCAAAAACTAACGGAGTTTGATCAATATGGTGAGTGAATATTGAGGCAATAGTTCATAAGGTAGTAAAATTTCAGCAAATCAAAAAGTTTTAGTTGACAAATAGGAGAGTATAGCTTTGGAAAATGTTGGCAAAATTCCCTTCAAGTATGAATGGCGAAATCGCTGGATAATCATCAAAGAATTTATCCAGAATCCAGTTCAAGAAATCTCGTTTTTACGAGACACATTCCAGGTATCTGAACTTTACACAGGTATAGCTAAACGAGATAAGGATCTTAACAACCCCAATATTCCCCAATGGCTCAACTTTGGCTATTGGCAAGAAGAAACTACTTACAATGGAGCTTGTGCAGCTTTAGCCCGTAAGTTAGGAGAAGTTGCTGAACTTAGCCCTGGAGAACAAGTTTTGGATGTTGGCTTCGGTTTTGCTGAACAAGATATCCTCTGGATGCGTGAAAACAATTTGGGCGCAATTACTGGTATAAATACTACAGAGCTACAAGTAAAAATTGCTCAAGAACGAGTAGCTAGGGCGGGACTAGAGGAACGAATAAATCTTCAGGTAGGTTCGGCAACAAAAATACCTTTTGCAGAGAATTCTTTTGATAAAGTTACAGCTTTAGAATGTGCTTTTCATTTCAATACCCGTGAAGATTTTTTTGCGGAAGCATTTCGAGTTTTGCGTCCTGGTGGGAAACTAGCATTAGCAGATTGTTTGCCTAGAGTCGGACGAGATATTAACTTTTGGTTGCGCGTCAATAGCAAGAAAATGTGTATTCCTTTCGTCAACCAATATGACCGAAATACATATGTGGAAAAACTCAAAAAGCAGGGATTTGTAAATATTCAAGCTATACCAATTGGCGAATATGTTTGGCCTGCTGTTGTGCATTACTTTGCTCAGGTAGGTCAAGGAATTAGTAAGCACGATCTAGTAATTAATCTCCAAAAAGATAATCCCGGACTTGAGGCTTGGTCACGAGATCGGGGTTGGTTTATGGCGTTTGATGATTATATTTTATTTTCAGGAGAAAAACCAGATTAGATATTTCCTGAAAATAATAAAATTGCGGAGAGAACAATGGCTCAAAATATAGATAATAAAAAACTAATAGCCGCAACTTTAAGCAAAATGGAGGCAATGCAGGCTCGCATTACCGAATTAGAAACTAGACAAAGTGCGCCAATTGCTGTTATTGGGATGGGATGTCGTTTTCCTGGAGGAATAAGTTCTCCGGAAATCTATTGGAATTACTGTCAAGCTGGTGGTGATGCAATTGTAGAAGTTCCTGCCAACCGTTGGGATATTTCAAAATATTATGCTCCAGAGCCAACCCCTGGCAAAATGAATTCTCGTTATGGGGGATTTCTGCAAGAGGATATTACAGAATTTGATGCCCGTTTCTTTTCTATATCTGCCCGCGAAGCCACCTCAATGGACCCCCAACAAAGGTTATTGCTGGAGGTTACATGGGAAGCTTTAGAAAATGCCAATATACCACCTACTAATTTAGCAGGCGATCGCGTGGGTGTGTTTGTTGGTATTACTAGTGTTGACCACGCCATGACGGTCTACAAAAGCAATTATGAGCAAATAGATTCGTTTTTTGGGACAGGAAATTCCCTGAGTGCCGCCGCCGGTAGGTTATCTTATTTTCTCAACCTCCGCGGCCCTGCTATGTCTATTGATGCGGCTTGTGCTTCTTCACTGGTTGCTATTCACCAAGCTATTCGCAGTTTAAGGAATCATGAGTGCGAACTAGCTTTGGTCGCTGGGGTAAATCTCATCTTAAATCCCGCAATTACAATTAACCTTTCCCAGTCGGGGATGATGTCTCCAGATGGTCGCTGCAAGACCTTTGATGCGGCTGCAAATGGTTATGTGCGGGGCGAAGGCTGTGGGGTTTTAGTGCTGCAACGCTTGTCTGCGGCTCAGAAAAAGGGCGATCGCATCCTCGCTGTCTTACGCGGCTCGGCGGTCAATCATAACGGTGCAGCCGCCGGTTTAACAGTTCCCAGTGGCCCAGCACAACAAGATCTACTCCGTCAAGCCTTAACTGATGCCAGAGTATCTCCCCAAGAAGTGGGGTATATAGAAGCACATGGAACCGGAACATCTTTAGGAGATCCCATAGAAATGAATGCGATCGCAGCTGTTTATGGAAAGCGATCGCAACCTCTTTACGTCGGTTCAGTTAAAACTAATATCGGACATCTTGAAGCCGCCGCAGGTATAGCGGGAATGATCAAGACAATTCTATCCCTCCAGCATGGCGAAATCCCGCCTCATCTCCACTTCCAAAAGCCAAATCCCCTGATTAATTGGCAAGGATATCCCATCAAAATTCCCAGTCAAATCATACCCTGGTCTAATCATGGCGAAATCCGCATAGCTGGAGTTAGTTCCTTCGGTTTTTCTGGAACCAATGCTCATGTAATTGTTGAACAAGCACCTGCTGCAAAAACAACAGAAATTAAACTGCAACGTCCTAGCCATCTGTTGACGATTTCGGCTCATAACGAAACCGCCCTCAAAGAGCTAGCGCAACGTTTTCACACTCGCCTAGAATCTGATCCAGAAATCGGAGATATCTGTCATAGTGCAGCTATAGGTAGATCACCTTTACCTGAACGATTGGCCATTGTTGCAGACACATTACCAGAATTGCAACAAAAATTATCAGCTTTTGCTAACGAAAAAACCATTGATCATCTGACTTTTTCTCAACGCTTCTCAGGCGAAAAACAGCCCAAAATTGCTTTTCTCTTCACTGGTCAAGGAGCTTGCTATGCAGGGATGGGTGAGCAACTCTATCAAACCCAACCTACATTTCGCAAATATATTGATCAATGTGCCGACATTTTAGCCAATCATTTAGAGTATTCATTACAAAATATATTATTTGGTAATCAAACAGATTTACTCAATCAAACTGCATACGCTCAACCAGCTATATTTGCTCTAGAATATTCTCTGACAATGCTGTGGAAATCTTGGGGAATCGAACCCAACTTACTTATTGGTCATAGCGTTGGTGAATATGTAGCAGCTTGTGTTGCTGGAGTATTTAGCTTAGAAGCAGGTCTACAATTAGTTGTAAAACGTGGGCAATTAATGCAAACTGCGCCCACAGGAAAAATGGCTGTAGTTTTTGCAGATCAAGCCACTGTACTTTCTCTGCTCGAAAATTACACTGATACAGTTTCAATTGCAGCTATTAACCATCCCCAACAAATTGTAATTTCTGGGGAAAGCCACAGCATTGACCAGATAATTGCCAATTGCAAAACTCAAAATATTCCTGTGCAATTCCTCTCACTTAGTGGGGCTTATCATTCTCCATTAATGGAGCCAATTTTAGATGAATTTGAAACTGCGGCTCAGAGTATTGATTATGATGAACCAAAAACCTTGCTACTTTCAGGAATTGACGGACAACCTTTAGAAACTGCGCCAAATGCCAGTTATTGGAGAAAACAATGCCGTCAAACTGTGCAATTCTTGCAAAGTATAATTACTGCCTTAAATAAAGGATATAACCTGTTTTTAGAAATAGGATACAGACCAATTTTAGCAGAACAAGGTCGTCGTTATCACGATGAAGCTATCTGGCTTAGTTCTCTCAATAGAGGTTTAGATAGCTGGCAGACAATGCTGGCAACATTAGCCCAACTTTACATTCATGGAGTTAGTTTTAATGCCGAAAAATTCAATCAAGATTACGGCTACCGAAATGTACAATTACCAACCTATCCCTTTCAAAGAAAACGTTTCCAATTTCAGCCGCCAAGCCAAATTAACGAAGAGCATATAGAAAGAGAGCAAACTAAAATGACAGTAGCAAAAGTTTCCCATACCCAAAAACATCAGCAAGAAATCGGCAAGCAGTTAAAATCTATCTTGGCTGTGCTTCTCAAAGAAGATG
The window above is part of the Nodularia spumigena CCY9414 genome. Proteins encoded here:
- a CDS encoding class I SAM-dependent methyltransferase, which codes for MENVGKIPFKYEWRNRWIIIKEFIQNPVQEISFLRDTFQVSELYTGIAKRDKDLNNPNIPQWLNFGYWQEETTYNGACAALARKLGEVAELSPGEQVLDVGFGFAEQDILWMRENNLGAITGINTTELQVKIAQERVARAGLEERINLQVGSATKIPFAENSFDKVTALECAFHFNTREDFFAEAFRVLRPGGKLALADCLPRVGRDINFWLRVNSKKMCIPFVNQYDRNTYVEKLKKQGFVNIQAIPIGEYVWPAVVHYFAQVGQGISKHDLVINLQKDNPGLEAWSRDRGWFMAFDDYILFSGEKPD